One region of Natronorubrum aibiense genomic DNA includes:
- a CDS encoding sulfite exporter TauE/SafE family protein, protein MALLGLSLELLAVFIGFGFMVGVFFGFFGMGGSFLVTPALLILGYPAPVAIGSSMAFVFGTAVIATLKHHDVGQVDYKLGALMFVGIVLGIEGGKAIVFFLETLGRAELVVGVAYVLLLAAIGLLFVRSALNGSDDDADDAEADEIPELAQTIKSYNIPPMVTLTDGSKASMWTISGVGGGVGLVSGFLGVGGGFLRMPAIYYLIGVPLSAAVGTSLFGALMSGAVGAFSYGLSGVIDIGVVTALLIGSALGARIGSAATAYVDENDVTIYFGIMLLLASTAVAFGELATWLERPVLDTVSFVLLVGSSLFVTVVIFYYGIRAIRTADDHLSATAGGDD, encoded by the coding sequence ATGGCACTACTTGGACTCAGTCTCGAGCTTTTGGCGGTGTTTATCGGCTTCGGCTTCATGGTCGGCGTCTTCTTCGGCTTTTTCGGCATGGGTGGGTCGTTTCTCGTGACGCCCGCGCTGTTGATTCTTGGCTATCCTGCGCCGGTCGCGATCGGTAGCTCGATGGCGTTCGTCTTCGGGACGGCCGTCATCGCGACGCTGAAACACCACGACGTCGGACAGGTCGACTACAAACTCGGCGCGCTCATGTTCGTCGGTATCGTCCTCGGGATCGAGGGTGGCAAGGCCATCGTGTTCTTCCTCGAGACACTCGGCCGGGCCGAGTTGGTCGTCGGCGTCGCCTACGTGCTGTTGCTCGCGGCGATCGGCTTGTTGTTCGTTCGAAGTGCGCTCAACGGTTCGGACGACGATGCCGACGACGCCGAGGCCGACGAGATCCCCGAGTTAGCACAGACGATCAAGTCGTACAACATCCCGCCAATGGTGACGCTCACCGATGGGAGCAAGGCTTCGATGTGGACGATCTCAGGCGTCGGCGGCGGCGTCGGATTGGTCTCGGGCTTTCTCGGCGTCGGCGGCGGCTTCCTTCGGATGCCCGCAATCTACTACCTGATCGGCGTTCCCCTCTCCGCCGCCGTCGGCACGAGTCTCTTCGGCGCGCTCATGTCCGGGGCGGTCGGCGCGTTCAGCTACGGACTTTCCGGCGTCATCGACATTGGCGTCGTCACGGCGCTGTTGATCGGCAGCGCACTCGGGGCCCGTATCGGCTCGGCCGCGACGGCGTACGTCGACGAAAACGACGTCACCATCTACTTCGGCATCATGCTCCTGTTAGCTAGCACGGCCGTCGCCTTCGGCGAACTCGCGACGTGGCTCGAGCGACCGGTGCTCGATACAGTGAGTTTCGTCCTGCTCGTCGGCTCGTCGCTGTTCGTCACCGTCGTGATCTTCTACTACGGGATCCGGGCGATCCGGACGGCTGACGACCACCTGTCCGCTACGGCAGGCGGCGACGACTGA
- a CDS encoding helix-turn-helix domain-containing protein, with product MANSMAEQLQQDMACEGLLECIHGLKQLDKECYQVMVESDEPLTIDEVAERVDRERSTAYRSIQRLLQSGFIQKEQINYEQGGYYHVYSPTDPSQIANDMQRMLNDWYAKMGQLIQEFEDKYEHVDSAAAVES from the coding sequence ATGGCAAATTCGATGGCTGAACAACTCCAGCAAGACATGGCCTGCGAGGGGCTCCTGGAGTGTATCCACGGTCTCAAGCAACTGGACAAAGAGTGTTATCAAGTGATGGTCGAGAGCGACGAGCCGTTGACGATCGACGAGGTCGCCGAACGAGTCGACCGCGAGCGCTCGACTGCCTACCGATCGATCCAGCGCCTGCTCCAGAGCGGGTTCATTCAGAAAGAGCAGATCAACTACGAGCAGGGTGGGTACTACCACGTTTACTCCCCAACCGACCCGTCCCAGATCGCAAACGACATGCAGCGGATGCTAAACGACTGGTACGCGAAAATGGGGCAACTCATCCAAGAGTTCGAGGACAAGTACGAACACGTCGACAGCGCGGCTGCAGTCGAGAGCTAA
- a CDS encoding DUF7521 family protein, whose amino-acid sequence MIEVPFVLAKLITLALSLAVAYLAYHGYRRHGREPMLYVAAGFVFIGAGAICEGLIYTMFGTSILSAGLIQAAIVSSGMVLVLVSLTK is encoded by the coding sequence ATGATCGAAGTTCCGTTCGTGCTCGCGAAACTGATTACGCTCGCGTTGAGCCTCGCGGTCGCGTATCTGGCCTATCACGGCTACCGGCGACACGGCCGCGAGCCGATGCTGTACGTCGCCGCCGGGTTCGTGTTCATCGGAGCCGGCGCGATCTGTGAAGGCCTTATTTATACGATGTTCGGCACGTCGATCCTGTCTGCCGGTCTCATCCAGGCCGCGATCGTCTCGAGCGGCATGGTGCTCGTGCTCGTTTCGCTGACCAAGTGA
- a CDS encoding helix-turn-helix domain-containing protein, which yields MANSMAKQLQQEMVCEGLLECLHGHTQLDTACYRVLVESDEPLTIDDVAERVDRERSTTYRSIQRLLQSGFVKKEQINYEHGGYYHVYFSTPPTQIARDMQRTVNNWYAKMDRLIGVFEAKYERASDGTATTEQ from the coding sequence ATGGCGAACTCGATGGCCAAGCAACTCCAGCAGGAGATGGTGTGTGAGGGACTGTTGGAGTGTCTCCACGGCCACACACAACTCGATACCGCGTGCTACCGAGTGCTCGTCGAAAGTGATGAGCCACTGACGATCGATGACGTCGCCGAACGGGTCGACCGCGAGCGCTCGACGACCTACCGATCGATCCAGCGACTGCTCCAGAGCGGATTCGTCAAAAAGGAGCAGATCAACTACGAGCACGGTGGGTACTACCACGTCTACTTCTCGACGCCACCCACACAGATCGCACGCGATATGCAGCGAACCGTCAACAACTGGTACGCGAAAATGGACCGACTCATCGGCGTGTTCGAAGCGAAGTACGAACGTGCCAGCGACGGCACGGCAACTACCGAGCAGTAA
- a CDS encoding SCO family protein, which yields MHRRRYLYTAATAGIVGTAGCLESLPGTGDSRTVLEPPEQDLSEASHPSYDEELPESTLPDPLLGEEISTAQFEGKRTVLMTFIYTNCPDGMCPALTQRLRRTQEVAAEEGFADESAFLALTFDPERDTPDVLETYAGQQGVDLDAGNWHFLRPETYEEAQQVVSEQYGLPLEKRDADQYENLEYAFPHYNLILLVNDQGIVERAYPNGATIDISTVADDFETVVTA from the coding sequence ATGCATCGCCGTCGGTATCTGTATACGGCTGCCACCGCTGGGATCGTCGGCACTGCCGGCTGTCTCGAGTCGCTGCCGGGAACGGGCGATAGTCGAACGGTCCTCGAGCCACCGGAGCAAGACCTGAGCGAGGCGTCCCATCCGTCCTACGACGAGGAGCTCCCCGAGTCCACGCTTCCCGATCCGCTGCTCGGCGAGGAAATTTCGACAGCACAGTTCGAGGGCAAGCGAACCGTGTTGATGACATTTATTTATACGAACTGTCCTGACGGGATGTGCCCGGCGCTGACACAGCGCCTGCGCCGGACACAGGAAGTCGCAGCGGAAGAGGGGTTCGCTGACGAATCGGCGTTTCTCGCGCTGACGTTCGATCCCGAGCGGGACACGCCAGACGTACTCGAGACCTACGCCGGCCAGCAAGGCGTCGACCTCGATGCCGGCAACTGGCATTTCCTTCGGCCCGAAACGTACGAGGAGGCACAGCAGGTCGTCTCCGAACAGTACGGCTTGCCACTCGAGAAACGCGACGCCGACCAGTACGAGAACCTCGAGTACGCGTTCCCGCATTACAATCTGATCTTGCTCGTCAACGATCAGGGGATCGTCGAACGGGCGTACCCGAACGGAGCAACGATCGACATTTCGACGGTCGCTGACGACTTCGAAACCGTCGTCACCGCGTGA
- a CDS encoding sulfite exporter TauE/SafE family protein: MEIFGIGLTLIVLFVSFGFMVGVLFGFFGMGGSFLVTPALLVMGYPARVAVGSGMAFVFGTAVIATLKHHDLGQVDYKLGGLMIVGTSVGIEVGRIGVFYLEELGLASGVIGVTYVVLLGVIGVFVTRNALKNDGDDSGGGHHEAANEEIDPDAIPDIAKKIQSYHVPPMMTIAGGIQVSLWMVLGVAFATGLLSGFLGVGGGFIRMPAMFYLIGVPVPVAVGTDLFEIVFSGGIGSFLYGMEGGVDLSIVAPLLAGSALGARIGSAATGIVNEGDIKIYFGLMLLGGSIAVAFRQAGDYLGMEVLSTVSFALILLSAFLVSGAVIYSTIKTMRAESNTATAVAD; this comes from the coding sequence ATGGAGATATTTGGCATCGGACTCACGCTGATCGTGCTGTTCGTCAGCTTCGGCTTTATGGTCGGCGTGCTGTTCGGCTTCTTCGGCATGGGCGGATCGTTCCTCGTCACGCCCGCGTTACTCGTGATGGGGTATCCAGCACGGGTCGCGGTCGGTAGTGGGATGGCGTTCGTCTTCGGGACGGCCGTGATCGCGACGCTGAAACACCACGACCTCGGACAGGTCGACTACAAACTCGGCGGACTGATGATCGTCGGGACCTCTGTCGGGATCGAAGTCGGTCGAATCGGGGTGTTCTACCTCGAGGAGCTCGGCCTCGCCAGCGGGGTCATCGGCGTCACCTACGTCGTCCTGCTGGGCGTGATCGGCGTGTTCGTCACGCGAAACGCGCTCAAAAATGACGGTGACGACAGCGGCGGCGGCCACCACGAGGCCGCAAACGAGGAGATCGACCCGGACGCGATTCCGGACATCGCAAAGAAGATCCAGTCGTACCACGTGCCGCCCATGATGACGATCGCCGGCGGCATTCAGGTTTCGCTGTGGATGGTGTTAGGCGTCGCGTTCGCGACGGGCCTGCTGTCGGGCTTCCTCGGCGTCGGCGGTGGCTTCATCCGCATGCCCGCGATGTTCTATCTCATCGGGGTGCCAGTTCCCGTGGCGGTCGGGACCGACCTGTTCGAGATCGTGTTCTCGGGCGGGATCGGCTCGTTCCTCTACGGGATGGAAGGCGGCGTCGACCTCTCGATCGTCGCGCCCCTGCTGGCTGGGAGCGCACTCGGGGCTCGCATCGGTTCGGCCGCGACGGGGATCGTCAACGAAGGCGATATCAAGATCTACTTCGGACTGATGCTCCTGGGTGGATCGATCGCCGTCGCGTTCCGTCAGGCCGGCGACTACCTCGGGATGGAGGTCCTGAGCACGGTCAGCTTTGCGCTGATCCTGCTCTCGGCGTTCCTGGTCAGCGGCGCCGTGATCTACAGCACGATCAAGACGATGCGAGCGGAGTCGAACACGGCGACGGCGGTCGCGGACTAA
- a CDS encoding helix-turn-helix domain-containing protein, giving the protein MFEPHATAFGPEPLLPMPRAKLTVDLPDSLWIHDVSTAHPDVTFRVTSVLPGLDVAIGVLEVTASNPVPILAAIDDRDDVASLELLWKHDETALLQVEASNPSLLIPIQQAGVPMETPFVIEDGVVTWELTTSADRLSALGDSLEANGVSYRLEYVHDVDAGQAEQLLTDRQLEVFLTALECGYYDVPREATLTDVASALDVSKSTCSNVLHRAEGAIAHWFADEYVGAASVR; this is encoded by the coding sequence ATGTTCGAACCGCATGCTACGGCGTTCGGCCCCGAACCACTGCTACCGATGCCGCGAGCGAAACTCACCGTCGATCTTCCCGACTCACTCTGGATTCACGACGTCTCTACGGCCCATCCCGACGTCACGTTTCGAGTGACTTCCGTGTTGCCGGGCCTTGACGTCGCGATCGGCGTCCTCGAGGTGACCGCATCGAACCCGGTGCCGATCCTCGCCGCGATCGACGACCGAGACGACGTCGCCTCCCTCGAGTTACTCTGGAAACACGACGAGACGGCCCTGTTGCAGGTCGAGGCGTCGAACCCGTCGCTGCTCATCCCGATCCAGCAGGCGGGCGTCCCGATGGAGACGCCGTTCGTGATCGAAGACGGCGTCGTCACCTGGGAGCTAACGACGAGTGCCGACCGACTGTCCGCGCTCGGCGACTCGCTCGAGGCAAACGGCGTCAGCTATCGCCTCGAGTACGTTCACGACGTCGACGCAGGTCAGGCCGAGCAGCTGTTGACCGATCGCCAACTCGAGGTGTTTCTGACTGCACTCGAGTGTGGCTACTACGACGTCCCACGCGAGGCGACGCTCACGGACGTCGCATCGGCACTCGACGTTTCGAAATCGACGTGTAGCAACGTCTTGCACCGCGCCGAGGGAGCGATTGCCCATTGGTTCGCTGACGAGTACGTCGGTGCCGCATCCGTTCGGTGA
- a CDS encoding universal stress protein yields MKAVCATDLSAASEATIESETCLECLGRIGVEEIHLVTVIPSNVHAGMPGIDFEKRRRQALDRYREVIEKAGFDVETHVVRGTPHRRITGIAETIGASLTIVGSRGKSPLENRVIGSTARNLARTTVTPLLVNRIERETEDPDVVREHLFQRMLYATDFSQNAERAFETFSYLRHATQEATLVHVQTPKDPDLPEEEDPEAALEELAAQLEEWGIETQIDVRQGDPADEILAAEAEYEPTTTLVGSRGHSRLRRLLLGSVSEDIVARANGNVMLVPPERMA; encoded by the coding sequence ATGAAAGCCGTCTGTGCCACTGATCTCTCGGCAGCGAGCGAAGCGACCATCGAAAGCGAAACCTGCCTCGAGTGTCTCGGGCGGATCGGCGTCGAGGAGATCCACCTCGTCACCGTTATTCCATCGAACGTCCACGCGGGAATGCCCGGGATCGACTTCGAAAAACGCCGACGGCAGGCGCTCGATCGCTACCGCGAGGTCATCGAGAAGGCCGGCTTCGACGTCGAAACCCACGTCGTTCGCGGCACACCCCACCGACGGATCACCGGCATCGCCGAAACGATCGGCGCGAGCCTGACGATCGTCGGCTCCCGCGGGAAGAGTCCGCTCGAGAACCGCGTCATCGGGTCGACGGCGCGCAACCTCGCCCGGACGACGGTGACGCCGTTGCTGGTCAACCGGATCGAACGCGAGACCGAAGACCCGGACGTCGTCAGAGAACACCTGTTCCAGCGGATGCTGTACGCGACGGACTTCTCGCAGAACGCGGAACGCGCGTTCGAGACGTTCTCGTACCTTCGCCACGCCACTCAGGAAGCGACGCTGGTCCACGTCCAGACGCCAAAGGACCCTGACCTTCCGGAGGAAGAAGACCCCGAAGCGGCGCTCGAGGAACTCGCTGCCCAACTCGAGGAGTGGGGCATCGAGACGCAGATCGACGTTCGACAGGGCGATCCTGCCGATGAAATCCTTGCCGCAGAGGCCGAGTACGAGCCAACGACGACCCTCGTCGGCTCGCGCGGTCACAGCCGACTCCGCCGACTGCTGCTCGGCAGCGTCTCCGAAGACATCGTCGCACGGGCGAACGGGAACGTGATGCTCGTGCCACCCGAGCGAATGGCCTAA
- a CDS encoding DUF7512 family protein: MIDFATLSPAVQAGVLVGAVLVEAIVLYVGYGALEQVAAPPVIETIKNT, translated from the coding sequence ATGATCGACTTCGCAACCCTTTCCCCAGCAGTACAGGCAGGCGTGCTCGTCGGTGCCGTCCTCGTCGAGGCAATCGTCCTCTACGTCGGCTACGGCGCACTCGAGCAGGTCGCAGCACCACCGGTCATCGAGACGATCAAGAATACATAA
- a CDS encoding winged helix-turn-helix domain-containing protein, whose product MQHEGQTNSAAIFQVLADDYARRILVAADQGPMTAKALSEACDASLTTVYRRCSMLQEHDLLEERTSVGPDGTHRSEFETVLEELHVDLSGGELSLTMETRDELADNFTALWDGLRGDK is encoded by the coding sequence GTGCAACACGAGGGACAGACGAACTCGGCAGCGATCTTTCAGGTCCTGGCCGACGACTACGCGCGGCGGATCCTCGTCGCCGCGGATCAGGGGCCGATGACGGCGAAGGCGCTCAGCGAAGCCTGTGATGCCTCGCTCACGACGGTGTACCGTCGCTGCTCGATGCTCCAGGAACACGACCTGCTCGAGGAACGAACGTCGGTCGGACCCGACGGCACGCACAGAAGCGAGTTCGAGACGGTTCTCGAGGAACTCCACGTCGACCTCTCGGGTGGTGAACTCTCGCTGACGATGGAAACACGCGACGAACTCGCGGACAACTTTACGGCGCTGTGGGACGGGTTGCGAGGAGACAAATGA
- a CDS encoding CBS domain-containing protein, whose translation MPVDNLARSDVITAATDESVQALATMMNDEDVGSIVITDGDEPVGIVTDRDLTLEVVAEGTAPDELVAEDVMSTDLCTIAHDSGFYRATELMSEHGVRRLPVTDGDGDLTGIITVDDLNELLADEHQQLADVVQAQRPPY comes from the coding sequence ATGCCAGTAGACAACCTCGCTCGGAGTGACGTCATCACTGCGGCCACGGACGAATCGGTACAGGCACTCGCGACGATGATGAACGACGAAGACGTCGGCAGCATCGTGATCACTGACGGTGACGAACCCGTCGGGATCGTGACCGATCGAGACCTGACCCTCGAGGTGGTCGCGGAGGGAACAGCACCAGACGAACTCGTCGCCGAGGACGTAATGTCGACTGATCTGTGTACGATCGCCCACGATAGCGGCTTCTACCGGGCCACCGAACTCATGAGTGAGCACGGCGTGCGTCGACTTCCAGTGACCGACGGCGACGGTGACCTGACCGGCATCATCACGGTCGACGACCTGAACGAACTACTCGCCGACGAACACCAACAGCTCGCGGACGTCGTGCAGGCACAACGACCGCCGTACTGA